One part of the Sphingobium yanoikuyae genome encodes these proteins:
- a CDS encoding type I restriction-modification system subunit M — MNHQALASFIWSVADLLRGDYKQSEYGRVILPFTVLRRLDCVLQPTKAAVLAELEAKTAMGLNPEPFLLRAAKQGFYNTDPLDLSKLMGDQDNIRANLIRYVEGFSPAVRDIFEQFEFHAQIDRLAKTGLLYQVTERFARIDLHPDRVDNAAMGLAFEELIRKFAEISNETAGEHFTPREVIRLMVNLLFVEDDDALTKPGIVRTIYDPTAGTGGMLSIAGEYLTEHNPQGHLTMFGQELNPESYAICKADMLIKGQAIENIAPGNTLSDDGHPGRTFDYMLSNPPFGVEWKKVEKQVRAEHEQKGYDGRFGPGLPRVSDGSLLFLMHLLSKMRPLNEGGCRFGIVLNGSPLFTGGAGSGESEIRRYVLENDLVEAIIALPTDMFYNTGISTYVWIISNRKPEARRGKVQLIDASSMWRKMRKSLGSKRKEMSDAQIATVTKLFGGFNEAQLAISFDADGREIARDVVIEGEPVPPAPEGGKVKLAPLSRIFPNSAFGYRTITVERPLRDDAGEIVLGQRGKAKGKPQADSALRDTENVPLSEDVETYFAREVLPHADDAWIDHDKTKVGYEIPFTRHFYVFEPPRPLAEIDADLEAVTDRIKGMLEGLAA; from the coding sequence GTGAACCATCAAGCGCTTGCATCTTTTATCTGGTCGGTCGCCGACCTTCTTCGCGGCGATTATAAGCAGTCGGAATATGGGCGCGTCATTCTCCCATTCACGGTGCTGCGCCGCCTCGATTGCGTGCTGCAACCAACAAAAGCTGCGGTTCTGGCGGAGCTTGAAGCCAAGACGGCAATGGGCCTGAACCCTGAGCCCTTCCTCCTGCGTGCCGCCAAGCAGGGCTTTTACAACACCGATCCGCTCGATCTCAGCAAGCTGATGGGCGATCAGGACAACATCCGCGCCAACCTCATCCGCTATGTCGAGGGCTTCTCCCCTGCGGTGCGCGACATCTTCGAGCAGTTCGAGTTCCATGCCCAGATCGACCGGCTCGCCAAGACTGGGCTACTCTATCAGGTCACTGAACGCTTCGCTCGCATCGACCTTCACCCGGACAGGGTGGACAATGCCGCGATGGGCCTCGCCTTCGAGGAACTCATCCGCAAGTTCGCTGAAATCTCGAACGAGACGGCGGGTGAGCACTTCACACCGCGTGAGGTGATCCGCCTCATGGTCAACCTGCTGTTCGTTGAGGACGACGACGCGCTGACCAAGCCGGGGATCGTCCGCACCATCTATGATCCGACTGCGGGCACGGGCGGCATGCTGTCGATCGCGGGCGAGTATCTCACTGAGCACAACCCGCAGGGGCATTTGACCATGTTTGGTCAGGAACTGAACCCTGAGTCCTATGCCATCTGCAAAGCCGACATGCTCATCAAGGGACAGGCGATCGAGAACATCGCCCCCGGCAACACCCTGTCAGATGACGGGCATCCCGGTCGCACCTTCGATTATATGCTGTCGAATCCGCCTTTCGGCGTCGAGTGGAAGAAGGTCGAGAAGCAGGTCCGCGCCGAGCACGAGCAAAAGGGCTACGATGGTCGTTTCGGCCCCGGCCTGCCGCGCGTATCGGACGGCTCGCTGCTGTTCCTCATGCACCTGCTGTCGAAGATGCGCCCACTCAATGAGGGGGGCTGTCGGTTCGGGATTGTCCTCAACGGCTCGCCCCTGTTCACGGGCGGCGCGGGTAGCGGCGAAAGCGAAATCCGCCGTTATGTGCTGGAGAACGACCTCGTTGAGGCGATTATCGCGCTGCCGACCGACATGTTTTATAATACGGGCATCTCGACTTATGTCTGGATCATCAGCAACCGGAAGCCGGAGGCACGCCGGGGCAAGGTCCAGTTGATCGATGCCTCCTCCATGTGGCGCAAGATGCGCAAATCCTTGGGCTCGAAGCGCAAGGAAATGTCGGACGCCCAGATCGCCACGGTGACCAAGCTGTTCGGCGGGTTCAATGAGGCGCAGCTTGCCATCAGCTTCGACGCGGACGGCCGGGAGATTGCGCGCGACGTGGTGATCGAAGGCGAGCCGGTGCCCCCAGCACCGGAGGGCGGCAAGGTTAAGCTCGCGCCGCTGTCGCGCATCTTCCCGAACAGCGCCTTCGGCTATCGAACCATCACCGTCGAGCGGCCGCTGCGCGACGATGCGGGCGAGATCGTGCTGGGCCAGCGTGGCAAGGCGAAGGGCAAGCCGCAGGCGGACAGCGCCCTTCGCGACACCGAGAATGTGCCGCTCAGTGAGGATGTCGAGACCTATTTCGCGCGTGAGGTGCTGCCGCACGCGGACGATGCGTGGATCGACCACGACAAGACCAAGGTCGGCTACGAAATCCCGTTCACCCGCCACTTCTACGTCTTTGAGCCGCCGCGTCCGCTCGCCGAGATTGACGCCGATCTTGAGGCCGTCACTGACCGGATCAAGGGCATGCTGGAAGGGCTCGCGGCGTGA
- a CDS encoding restriction endonuclease subunit S, whose product MEWLGEVPSHWTVTGLKRAFSIAGGSTPKSDIEDYWGGDIPWITPGDLSKLSTKFISDTARKITASGLASCAASLSPAGSIVISTRAPIGSLAVTEIGASTNQGCKTLVVKDGVSATFGYYALSIATEQLNVRGKGSTFLEISADDLGAFALPFPPQSEQIAIAAFLDRETAKIDALIEEQRRLIALLKEKRQAVISHAVTKGLDPHAPLKDSGIEWLGKVPAHWTVTKFSRAIAFQEGPGIMAADFREEGIPLMRVAGASGRWASLDGCNYLDPEKVATRWKHFRLELGDLIISGSASMGTVCEVGAEAVGAVPYTGLIRLTPVDGATTRDFVRAVVGSSMFFTQIDLLKAGATIQHFGPTHLRQMIIALPPLAEQAAISSHVDKLNSRCSDLMQEAEQTIALLNERRAALISAAVTGKIDVRASAKVLPFPIERARARGLVGTEIIERSAGQPTFGRVKFQKVVFLAEGHVGISELEGSYLREAAGPLDRALIDDMESGAHRLAGIERDQPGGSGTTNTYRLGPERRAHRQELADWLGPDRTAKLDKLITDFADLSTRGAEAVATLYGVWNDALAEGASPSDDEIINGFLNDWHNEKRKKFRASDLPEWLGWMRRHGIVPNGSGPKSARQIGALL is encoded by the coding sequence GTGGAATGGCTTGGTGAGGTGCCGAGCCATTGGACAGTCACCGGACTAAAGCGCGCATTTTCCATCGCGGGTGGTTCCACGCCTAAGTCAGATATCGAGGATTATTGGGGTGGTGATATCCCATGGATCACCCCCGGTGATCTCAGCAAGCTGAGCACTAAGTTCATTTCCGATACGGCGAGGAAGATCACAGCCAGTGGGCTGGCGTCATGCGCGGCATCGCTAAGCCCAGCGGGTAGCATTGTTATTTCGACACGCGCTCCCATAGGATCGCTTGCCGTCACTGAGATCGGCGCAAGCACAAATCAGGGCTGTAAAACGCTCGTCGTTAAGGACGGCGTAAGCGCTACCTTTGGATATTATGCTCTGTCGATCGCAACCGAGCAGTTGAATGTTCGCGGGAAGGGATCGACGTTTCTTGAGATTTCAGCGGATGATCTCGGCGCATTCGCGCTGCCGTTCCCGCCTCAATCTGAACAGATCGCCATCGCCGCCTTCCTCGACCGCGAAACCGCCAAAATCGACGCGCTCATTGAGGAGCAGCGGCGTTTGATCGCGCTGCTGAAGGAGAAGCGACAAGCCGTCATCTCCCACGCCGTCACCAAGGGCCTCGATCCGCACGCCCCTTTGAAGGACAGCGGTATCGAATGGCTCGGCAAGGTGCCCGCGCATTGGACTGTCACCAAGTTCTCACGCGCTATCGCCTTCCAAGAAGGCCCGGGCATTATGGCCGCTGATTTCCGCGAAGAAGGCATTCCACTGATGCGCGTCGCTGGGGCGTCAGGTCGATGGGCATCGCTGGATGGCTGCAACTACCTCGATCCTGAAAAAGTGGCGACCAGATGGAAGCACTTTCGGCTCGAACTTGGCGACCTGATCATCAGCGGCAGCGCAAGTATGGGCACCGTGTGTGAGGTAGGCGCTGAGGCCGTTGGTGCTGTGCCATATACCGGGCTGATCCGCCTCACTCCGGTTGATGGAGCAACTACCCGCGACTTCGTGCGCGCAGTGGTGGGTTCATCAATGTTTTTTACGCAGATCGATCTCCTGAAGGCTGGCGCTACGATCCAGCACTTCGGCCCCACTCATCTCCGTCAGATGATCATCGCGTTGCCGCCTCTCGCCGAACAGGCCGCAATCTCAAGCCACGTTGATAAGCTGAACAGCCGCTGTTCCGATTTGATGCAGGAAGCCGAACAGACGATCGCGCTGCTCAATGAGCGCCGCGCCGCTCTCATTTCCGCAGCCGTCACCGGAAAGATCGATGTTCGCGCCTCCGCCAAGGTGCTGCCGTTCCCGATTGAGCGCGCACGGGCACGCGGGCTTGTAGGCACCGAGATCATTGAGCGATCTGCGGGTCAGCCGACCTTCGGTCGCGTGAAGTTCCAAAAGGTGGTGTTTCTCGCAGAGGGGCATGTCGGCATCAGCGAGCTTGAAGGCTCTTACCTGCGTGAAGCCGCTGGTCCGCTCGATCGCGCTCTCATTGACGACATGGAGAGCGGCGCTCACCGGCTCGCTGGGATCGAGCGCGATCAACCGGGCGGCTCCGGCACCACCAACACCTACCGCCTTGGCCCAGAGCGCCGCGCGCACCGCCAAGAGCTTGCCGACTGGCTTGGCCCCGACCGCACAGCCAAGCTCGACAAGCTGATCACGGACTTCGCTGACTTGAGCACAAGGGGCGCTGAAGCTGTCGCTACTCTCTATGGCGTGTGGAACGACGCGCTCGCTGAGGGTGCCTCGCCGTCCGATGACGAGATCATCAACGGCTTTCTGAACGATTGGCACAATGAGAAGCGCAAGAAGTTTCGTGCCAGTGATTTACCTGAGTGGCTGGGGTGGATGCGCCGCCACGGCATCGTGCCCAACGGCTCCGGTCCCAAGAGCGCGCGACAGATTGGAGCGCTGCTGTGA
- a CDS encoding GIY-YIG nuclease family protein, whose amino-acid sequence MSPVVGRSLELYYIDGRPDGMVTAELFNWTGHVLLFPRTQLSAALARSEASYAGVYLLLGDQNGEPFAYIGEGEDIGARIRQHDVRKEWWTSAVLVTASANKLNKAHVRYLEARLIAHAKAIGHTPLDNLTAPVLPILSEADIAKMEAFLENLLIVLPAVRVDMFIQRARSHRPTAPATPGRTIADPQTISAGGTRFVLEARKHGLRASAVLTDGEFVVEAGSMGRREWTGLDHHTYASLYAELRRSGVLTEQGAHCVFTQDYAFRSPSAAAAVVNGRASNGQIDWRTADGGLTYKDWEARQVAAPEGTA is encoded by the coding sequence GTGAGCCCAGTGGTCGGCCGCTCGTTGGAGCTTTACTACATCGACGGCCGCCCGGACGGCATGGTCACCGCCGAACTGTTCAACTGGACCGGCCACGTCCTGCTGTTCCCGCGCACCCAGTTGAGCGCGGCGCTTGCCCGCAGTGAGGCCAGCTATGCAGGCGTCTACCTGCTGCTGGGCGACCAGAACGGCGAGCCCTTCGCCTATATCGGTGAGGGCGAGGACATCGGCGCGCGCATCCGCCAGCATGACGTGCGCAAGGAATGGTGGACCAGCGCCGTGCTCGTCACCGCCTCCGCCAACAAGCTCAACAAGGCGCATGTCCGCTACCTCGAAGCGCGGCTGATCGCGCACGCCAAGGCGATTGGGCACACGCCGCTCGACAATCTGACCGCGCCGGTGCTGCCGATCCTCAGCGAAGCCGATATCGCCAAGATGGAGGCGTTTCTCGAAAACCTGTTGATTGTTCTTCCGGCCGTGCGGGTGGACATGTTCATACAGCGCGCTCGTTCCCATCGGCCCACCGCTCCGGCGACGCCGGGTCGGACGATCGCCGATCCGCAGACAATCAGCGCAGGCGGCACGCGCTTCGTGCTGGAAGCGCGGAAACATGGTCTGCGCGCATCGGCGGTTCTCACTGATGGTGAGTTCGTCGTTGAGGCTGGATCAATGGGCAGACGCGAATGGACTGGTCTCGACCACCATACCTACGCCTCGCTCTATGCGGAGCTTCGCCGGTCGGGCGTGCTCACTGAACAGGGTGCGCATTGCGTGTTCACGCAGGATTACGCTTTCCGCAGCCCGAGCGCCGCAGCAGCGGTTGTCAATGGCAGGGCATCGAACGGCCAGATCGACTGGCGCACCGCTGACGGTGGCCTGACCTACAAGGACTGGGAAGCGCGTCAGGTCGCCGCGCCCGAGGGGACAGCCTGA
- a CDS encoding DUF4268 domain-containing protein: MPVYEVNDGTLIAANPTRFYVEGLRERQDIQRMLRDQIAVLGEDLLVLSDEYGGWIDSNRRIDLLCLDPEANLVVVELKRDDAGHMELQAIRYAAMIARMTFAEAVDAHTQYLRRCGQSGEDAEAKLLAYLNWQEAEQEEFGSSVRIILASAAFSKELTTTVLWLREQGLDISCIRLSPYKLGDGRLLLDVQPIIPLPEATQFQTQIGLKRQAEQKAKVERHEVRYEFWQGLLALAAEKTPLHAGRSPSKDNWISASAGLAGFTFVYTIRQRDSQVHLWIDDNQAFFLKLEADRALIEGEFGGDLIWKREEGQRGTLIGALVEGGYRSDREDWPKVQQALVDAMLRLERLLKPRLNQLKQG; the protein is encoded by the coding sequence ATGCCGGTCTACGAGGTCAATGACGGAACGCTCATCGCGGCGAACCCGACCCGCTTCTATGTCGAGGGCCTGCGCGAGCGTCAGGATATCCAGCGGATGCTGCGGGATCAGATCGCGGTGTTGGGTGAAGACCTGCTGGTGCTGTCAGACGAATATGGCGGGTGGATCGACAGCAACAGGCGTATCGACCTGCTCTGCCTCGACCCTGAGGCCAACCTCGTCGTCGTCGAACTCAAGCGCGATGATGCGGGCCACATGGAGCTTCAGGCGATCCGCTACGCAGCGATGATCGCGCGCATGACTTTCGCTGAGGCGGTCGATGCCCACACGCAATATCTGCGGCGCTGCGGCCAGAGCGGCGAGGATGCCGAGGCCAAACTGCTCGCCTACCTCAACTGGCAAGAGGCCGAGCAGGAGGAGTTCGGCAGCAGCGTTCGTATCATCCTTGCCTCAGCGGCATTTAGCAAGGAACTGACGACCACGGTGCTGTGGCTCCGTGAGCAAGGGCTCGACATCAGTTGCATCCGGCTGAGCCCATACAAACTCGGCGACGGGCGATTGCTGCTGGATGTGCAGCCGATCATCCCGCTGCCCGAAGCAACCCAGTTCCAGACGCAGATCGGGCTCAAGCGGCAGGCCGAGCAGAAGGCGAAGGTGGAGCGGCACGAGGTTCGATATGAGTTCTGGCAGGGCCTGCTCGCTCTCGCGGCTGAGAAGACGCCGCTGCATGCGGGGCGCAGCCCGTCGAAGGACAACTGGATTTCAGCCTCAGCGGGGCTGGCAGGTTTCACCTTCGTCTACACGATCCGCCAGCGCGATTCTCAGGTCCACCTGTGGATCGACGACAATCAGGCGTTCTTCCTCAAGCTCGAAGCCGATCGTGCTCTCATTGAAGGCGAGTTTGGCGGCGATCTCATCTGGAAACGCGAAGAAGGCCAGCGCGGCACATTGATCGGCGCGTTGGTTGAGGGCGGATATCGTTCCGACCGGGAGGATTGGCCCAAAGTGCAGCAGGCCCTCGTCGATGCGATGTTGCGACTTGAGCGGTTGCTGAAGCCCCGCCTCAATCAGTTGAAGCAGGGGTGA
- a CDS encoding type I restriction endonuclease subunit R encodes MSIHKEIRFEDEICAHLAEHGWLYEPGSAAFYDRKRALFAPDLVAWVQETQPKVWESLNRSHGAGAESALLDRVRKQIDDRGTLDVIRHGVEMVGVRGMISLAQFKPAMGMNPDIIAAYQANRLRVVRQLRYSVANENCFDLALFLNGVPVATAELKTDFTQSITDAIDQYRFDRLPRPKGGNAEPLLTFPSGALVHFAVSNSEVHMTTKLAGPTTRFLPFNKGDAGGAGNPLNEHGHRTAYLWEEIWERESWLEIIGRYLVAQRDAKRAISGIIFPRYHQLDATRKLRAAVRTEGAGGKYLIQHSAGSGKTNSIAWAAHFLADLHTDSDEKLFSTVIVVSDRNVIDAQLQDALFGFERTTGVVATIRSEGGAKSGQLAEALAQGKKIIVCTIQTFPFALEAVRDLAATQGKRFAVIADEAHSSQTGEAAKKLKQLLSPEEIAELQDGGEASAEDILTAQMAARAGDSGVTYVAFTATPKGKTLELFGRKPEPDQPSGPGNLPSAFHVYSMRQAIEEGFILDVLKNYTPYRLAFRLANDGQEWDDREVERSTALKGIMRWVRLHPYNIAQKVQIVVEHFRENVQPLLDGKAKAMVVLGSRVEAVRWKMAIDGYIKSQGYGLGTLVAFSGEVNDPDSSQEPLTEGSATLNPGLKGRDIRDAFAGSDFHLLLVANKFQTGFDQPLLCGMYVDRRLAGIQAVQTLSRLNRAHPGKDTTYVLDFVNSSEEILTAFRQYFTTAELEGVTDPSLVLDLKGKLDASGHYDEFEVERVAAVEMNPRAKQGELIAAIEPVADRLLKRYKAAQDRLRNARERDDHDGASDAQDEINALVLFKNDMAAYQRAYSFLSQIFDYASSAVEKRFLFYKRLTPLLEFGREREGVDLSKVVLTHHNLKNEGQRRLDVSGRDESKLQPMTASGSGAVQDKEKALLAEIIAKVNDLFGADTTDGDQLSYVTTLRDKMLESDALVTQAANNTEAQFANSPTLKDELMNAIIEAFEAHSSLSKQALDSQKVRDGLKEVLLGPAQLYDALRARAPEIRPRT; translated from the coding sequence TTGAGCATCCATAAGGAAATCCGTTTCGAGGACGAAATCTGCGCTCACCTCGCGGAGCATGGCTGGCTCTACGAACCCGGCAGCGCCGCGTTTTACGACCGCAAGCGGGCACTGTTCGCGCCCGATCTCGTCGCGTGGGTGCAGGAAACGCAGCCGAAGGTCTGGGAGTCACTGAACCGCAGTCATGGCGCAGGCGCTGAGTCCGCGCTGCTCGATCGGGTGCGCAAGCAGATCGACGATCGCGGCACGCTGGATGTCATCCGCCACGGCGTGGAGATGGTCGGCGTGCGGGGCATGATCTCGCTGGCCCAGTTCAAGCCCGCAATGGGCATGAATCCCGACATCATCGCCGCCTATCAGGCGAACCGCCTGCGCGTTGTGCGGCAGCTTCGCTACTCAGTGGCGAATGAGAACTGCTTCGATCTGGCGCTGTTCCTCAATGGCGTTCCCGTCGCGACCGCCGAGTTGAAGACGGACTTTACCCAGTCGATCACGGACGCCATCGATCAGTATCGGTTCGATCGCCTACCCCGACCAAAAGGCGGCAACGCTGAGCCGTTGTTGACCTTCCCCAGCGGGGCGCTTGTCCACTTCGCAGTGAGCAACAGCGAGGTGCATATGACCACCAAGCTGGCAGGGCCGACCACGCGCTTCCTTCCATTCAATAAGGGCGATGCAGGCGGCGCGGGCAATCCGCTCAATGAGCACGGGCACCGCACCGCCTATCTGTGGGAAGAAATCTGGGAGCGGGAAAGCTGGCTCGAAATCATTGGCCGCTATCTGGTCGCTCAGCGCGATGCGAAGCGGGCGATCAGCGGCATCATCTTCCCCCGTTATCACCAGCTTGACGCCACCCGGAAACTGCGGGCTGCCGTACGCACCGAGGGCGCAGGCGGCAAATATCTGATCCAGCACTCAGCGGGTAGCGGTAAGACGAACTCGATTGCATGGGCAGCGCACTTTCTCGCCGATCTCCATACCGATTCCGATGAGAAGCTGTTCTCCACCGTCATCGTCGTGTCGGATCGCAATGTCATTGATGCCCAGCTTCAGGACGCCCTGTTCGGGTTTGAGCGGACCACCGGCGTGGTGGCAACGATCCGCAGTGAAGGCGGTGCCAAGAGCGGCCAGCTTGCCGAGGCACTGGCTCAGGGCAAGAAGATCATCGTCTGCACGATCCAGACCTTCCCCTTCGCACTTGAGGCCGTCCGCGACCTCGCTGCCACGCAGGGCAAGCGGTTCGCGGTCATCGCCGATGAGGCGCATAGCTCCCAGACCGGCGAGGCGGCGAAGAAGCTCAAGCAGCTTCTGTCCCCGGAGGAAATCGCTGAGCTACAGGATGGTGGTGAGGCCAGCGCCGAGGATATCCTGACCGCACAGATGGCGGCGCGCGCGGGTGACAGCGGCGTCACCTATGTGGCGTTCACCGCCACACCCAAGGGCAAGACTCTCGAACTGTTCGGGCGCAAGCCGGAACCCGATCAGCCATCCGGCCCCGGCAATCTGCCGTCCGCCTTCCATGTCTACTCAATGAGACAGGCGATCGAGGAAGGCTTCATCCTCGATGTGCTCAAAAACTACACCCCCTATCGCCTCGCCTTTCGCCTCGCCAATGACGGGCAGGAATGGGATGACAGGGAGGTCGAGCGCAGCACGGCGCTGAAAGGCATCATGCGCTGGGTGCGCCTGCACCCCTATAATATCGCGCAGAAGGTTCAGATCGTCGTCGAGCACTTCCGTGAGAATGTGCAGCCGCTGCTCGATGGCAAAGCCAAGGCGATGGTGGTGCTCGGCAGCCGTGTCGAAGCCGTGCGCTGGAAGATGGCGATCGATGGCTACATCAAGTCGCAGGGCTATGGACTTGGCACATTGGTGGCGTTCTCCGGTGAAGTGAACGACCCCGATTCCAGCCAAGAGCCGCTCACTGAGGGCAGCGCCACGCTTAATCCGGGGCTGAAGGGGCGGGACATCCGTGATGCGTTTGCGGGCTCGGATTTTCACCTCCTGCTTGTCGCCAACAAGTTTCAGACGGGGTTCGATCAGCCGCTGCTGTGCGGCATGTATGTCGATCGAAGGCTCGCAGGCATTCAGGCGGTGCAGACGCTCTCGCGCCTCAACCGCGCGCATCCGGGCAAGGACACCACCTATGTCCTCGATTTCGTAAACTCTTCAGAGGAAATCCTCACCGCCTTCAGGCAGTATTTCACCACCGCCGAGCTTGAGGGCGTCACCGACCCGAGCCTTGTCCTCGACCTGAAGGGCAAACTGGACGCCAGCGGCCATTATGATGAATTCGAGGTCGAGCGCGTCGCTGCGGTCGAGATGAACCCACGCGCCAAACAGGGCGAGCTCATCGCCGCCATTGAGCCGGTCGCTGACCGACTGCTCAAGCGCTACAAGGCCGCGCAGGACCGTTTGCGGAACGCGCGCGAACGTGATGACCATGATGGTGCATCTGACGCTCAGGATGAGATCAATGCGCTGGTCCTGTTCAAAAACGACATGGCCGCATATCAGCGCGCCTATAGCTTCCTGTCCCAGATATTCGATTATGCGAGTAGCGCGGTTGAGAAGCGCTTCCTGTTCTACAAACGCCTGACACCGCTGCTGGAGTTCGGTCGTGAACGCGAGGGCGTAGACCTATCCAAGGTCGTGCTGACGCACCACAATCTCAAGAATGAAGGGCAGCGCCGCCTTGATGTATCTGGGCGCGACGAAAGCAAGCTACAGCCGATGACCGCATCTGGGTCCGGGGCCGTACAGGACAAGGAGAAGGCGCTCCTTGCTGAGATCATTGCGAAAGTGAACGACCTGTTCGGTGCTGACACGACCGATGGCGACCAACTGAGTTATGTCACCACATTACGCGACAAGATGTTGGAATCCGATGCGCTGGTGACGCAGGCGGCGAACAATACTGAGGCGCAGTTCGCCAATTCGCCCACGCTGAAGGACGAGTTGATGAACGCCATCATCGAAGCGTTCGAGGCGCATTCCTCTTTGAGCAAGCAGGCCCTTGATTCGCAGAAGGTTCGTGACGGCCTGAAGGAAGTGCTGCTCGGTCCCGCTCAGCTTTACGATGCACTGCGTGCGCGAGCGCCGGAAATTCGGCCTAGGACATGA